A genome region from Sander vitreus isolate 19-12246 chromosome 21, sanVit1, whole genome shotgun sequence includes the following:
- the LOC144536734 gene encoding LOW QUALITY PROTEIN: histone H4-like (The sequence of the model RefSeq protein was modified relative to this genomic sequence to represent the inferred CDS: deleted 1 base in 1 codon) encodes MASRKCKVLRDNTQGITKPAIGRLARCGGVTHISGLIYEEIRGVLKVFLENMIRDAVSNTEHAKRKTVSAVDVVYTLKRQGRTLYGFRA; translated from the exons atggctagcagaaagtGTAAAGTTCTCCGTGATAACAcccaggggatcaccaaaccCGCCATCGGCCGTCTGGCTCGCTGCGGCGGAGTGACGCACATCTCCGGTCTGATCTACGAGGAGATCCGCGGTGTGCTGAAGGTGTTCCTGGAGAACATGATCCGTGACGCCGTCAGC AACACCGAGCACGCCAAGAGGAAGACGGTGAGCGCCGTGGATGTGGTGTACACTCTGAAGAGGCAGGGCCGCACCCTGTACGGCTTCAGAGCTTAa